In one window of Paenarthrobacter nicotinovorans DNA:
- a CDS encoding ABC transporter substrate-binding protein, giving the protein MSGTNGALREFTRRSALTALGAGIVGVTAASWPRLTGADIPGRGDNSLSIAIMGTAADAAARQKVIDAFAKVHPEIKVKVQAIQAVDWKDFFTKILTMVAAGTPPDVVYVATEGAQLFAEKLAHPLDEYLRRDADHMKEYFADVHPSLVEAFMYKGSLFQLPIDWNAANMYYNTTALRQAGLDRPADDWTHTDFRATLAAMKKANPKDFTPYYWTNRLFGGVVPWLYANDTSFLKETKSAGGEWLWDGFYANDPSRGLRSGGYQWLEPNADDPRVFESFDYLRGLVKDGLGVRPEEGGGSALIGLFASNRIGTTPAGGYWVQGLHEAGMTEDEFDVQFFPKWRTQRHQFGTAGYAIMKTAKDKDAAWEWVKFSSSLEAMRIVFPTPNTTPARRSMVNEQLYAGTGPRNWKVFYDTLDKFPTTGPIPAPPQQAAVETALMKNVSLAVSGDERQLKDALNSMQRDLELALRRQP; this is encoded by the coding sequence ATGTCGGGAACCAATGGGGCTTTGCGCGAATTCACACGTAGAAGTGCCCTCACAGCCCTCGGCGCCGGGATCGTTGGGGTCACTGCGGCATCGTGGCCGCGCCTGACCGGGGCCGATATCCCAGGCCGGGGCGACAACAGCCTCAGCATCGCCATCATGGGCACCGCCGCGGACGCCGCAGCCCGCCAGAAGGTCATCGACGCCTTCGCAAAGGTCCACCCGGAAATCAAGGTCAAGGTCCAGGCCATCCAGGCAGTGGACTGGAAGGACTTCTTCACCAAGATCCTCACCATGGTGGCAGCAGGCACTCCGCCGGACGTCGTCTACGTCGCAACCGAAGGCGCCCAGCTGTTCGCCGAGAAGTTGGCACACCCGCTTGACGAGTACCTTCGCCGGGATGCCGACCACATGAAGGAGTACTTCGCGGACGTCCACCCCAGCCTGGTGGAAGCGTTCATGTACAAAGGCAGCCTGTTCCAGCTTCCCATCGACTGGAACGCGGCCAACATGTACTACAACACCACCGCGCTCCGGCAGGCCGGGCTGGACAGGCCGGCCGACGACTGGACCCACACCGACTTCCGGGCCACCCTCGCGGCCATGAAGAAGGCCAACCCCAAGGACTTCACACCGTACTACTGGACCAACCGCCTGTTCGGCGGCGTGGTCCCGTGGCTCTACGCCAACGACACCAGCTTCCTCAAGGAAACCAAATCCGCGGGCGGCGAATGGCTGTGGGACGGCTTCTACGCCAACGACCCCTCACGCGGCCTCCGCTCCGGCGGCTACCAATGGCTGGAACCCAACGCCGACGATCCCCGGGTCTTCGAATCCTTCGACTACCTCCGTGGACTGGTCAAGGACGGCCTTGGCGTCCGGCCCGAGGAAGGCGGCGGAAGCGCACTGATCGGCCTCTTCGCCTCCAACAGGATAGGTACGACGCCGGCAGGCGGCTATTGGGTCCAAGGCCTCCATGAAGCGGGGATGACAGAGGACGAATTCGATGTCCAGTTCTTCCCGAAATGGCGGACACAGCGGCACCAGTTCGGCACGGCAGGCTACGCGATCATGAAGACCGCCAAGGACAAGGACGCAGCCTGGGAATGGGTGAAGTTCAGCTCCAGCCTGGAGGCCATGCGGATCGTGTTCCCCACGCCGAACACCACCCCCGCCCGCCGCTCCATGGTCAATGAGCAGCTCTATGCAGGAACCGGTCCACGGAACTGGAAGGTCTTCTACGACACCTTGGACAAGTTCCCCACCACAGGTCCCATTCCGGCGCCACCCCAGCAGGCCGCCGTCGAGACCGCCCTGATGAAAAACGTAAGCCTGGCTGTCAGCGGCGACGAGCGCCAACTCAAGGACGCTCTCAACTCCATGCAGCGCGACCTTGAACTGGCCCTGAGGAGGCAGCCATGA
- a CDS encoding LacI family DNA-binding transcriptional regulator, with translation MNRKATALDVAKRAGVSRSAVSLVLNGRGDGNVAKESQDRIRQAAKELNYSPNAIALSLRNQRSRVIGILSDEVVVSPFDGNIIGGADDIARSRGFVTLVMDTERDTARDASAIETLLDRQVDGLMYVTVGLKPIEIPQGMLRIPSVLANCYDEHPQPQLHHVIPDEITGGREATEHLLQWGHRDIALLAGSEDSPAAPLRVQGYRDAHALAGVPFRDERVFMAGWDIDAGYHGAMKLLDGVSPADRPTAIMCANDRLAVGVALAAARLGLSVPRDLSIMGYDDEARIADTMVPALTTMALPLREIGRAAMTTLLDTIEGGEGTTAARTMETMVPCRLVVRESTGPAPH, from the coding sequence ATGAACCGCAAGGCCACCGCACTGGACGTCGCCAAGAGGGCGGGGGTTTCCAGGAGCGCGGTCTCGCTGGTGCTCAACGGGCGCGGTGACGGGAACGTGGCCAAGGAGAGCCAGGACCGCATCCGACAGGCCGCCAAGGAGCTGAACTACTCCCCCAACGCCATCGCGCTGAGCCTCCGGAACCAGCGGTCCAGGGTTATCGGCATCCTGTCCGACGAAGTAGTGGTGAGCCCGTTCGACGGCAACATCATCGGCGGGGCGGACGACATCGCCCGCAGCCGTGGATTCGTAACTCTCGTCATGGACACCGAGCGCGATACTGCCCGGGATGCGAGCGCAATCGAGACGCTTCTGGACCGGCAGGTGGACGGCCTCATGTACGTCACTGTCGGCCTGAAACCGATCGAGATCCCGCAGGGGATGCTCCGCATACCGTCCGTGCTGGCCAATTGCTATGACGAACATCCGCAACCGCAGCTCCACCACGTCATTCCCGACGAGATCACCGGCGGCAGGGAGGCCACGGAGCATCTGCTGCAATGGGGGCACCGGGACATCGCGCTGCTCGCCGGCTCCGAGGATTCTCCCGCAGCACCGCTCCGCGTCCAGGGATACCGGGATGCCCACGCCTTGGCCGGAGTTCCGTTCCGCGACGAGCGGGTCTTCATGGCGGGATGGGACATCGATGCCGGTTACCACGGCGCAATGAAACTGCTCGACGGCGTGTCCCCGGCTGATCGCCCGACGGCCATCATGTGCGCAAATGACCGCTTGGCTGTCGGCGTCGCCCTCGCCGCGGCCCGTTTGGGCCTAAGTGTCCCCCGGGACTTGTCCATCATGGGCTACGACGACGAAGCCCGCATCGCGGACACCATGGTCCCGGCCCTCACCACCATGGCCCTGCCGTTGCGTGAAATCGGCCGCGCGGCCATGACCACCCTGCTGGACACCATCGAGGGCGGTGAAGGCACGACGGCGGCACGCACCATGGAGACGATGGTCCCCTGCCGCTTGGTGGTGCGTGAGTCGACCGGCCCGGCACCACACTGA
- a CDS encoding o-succinylbenzoate synthase encodes MPVRLPDLQELLDSAYVVSLPMRVKFRGIMERETLLLRGPLGWGEFCPFPEYDDDESSRWLAAALEAGWLGFPEALRDAIPVNATVPAVSADRVPEVLARFGRVDAVKIKVAEKGQQLADDLARVVAVREALPDAAIRVDANGGWDVDQAVDALGKLSAVGLEYAEQPVPTIDGLAEVRRRLSSAGTPVLIAADESVRKEDDPLRVARAGAADLIVVKVAPLGGVRRALDIVQQAGLPAVVSSAIDTSVGIRAGLALAAALPSLPYACGLGTVSLFASDITVDPLVADDGAIRLRDTAADTGLLEQYAASAERRDWWLDRLRRVHSVLAGNQHRLFTES; translated from the coding sequence ATGCCTGTTCGCCTTCCTGATCTCCAAGAACTTCTCGATTCCGCCTACGTCGTCTCGTTGCCCATGCGCGTGAAGTTCCGCGGCATCATGGAGCGCGAGACCCTCCTGTTGCGCGGACCGCTCGGCTGGGGAGAGTTCTGCCCTTTCCCGGAATACGACGACGACGAATCCTCCCGCTGGTTGGCGGCCGCCTTGGAAGCGGGCTGGCTTGGGTTCCCGGAAGCGTTGCGGGACGCAATACCGGTGAACGCGACGGTCCCCGCGGTTTCGGCTGACCGCGTCCCGGAGGTACTCGCCCGGTTCGGTCGCGTAGATGCAGTCAAGATCAAAGTCGCTGAAAAAGGACAGCAACTCGCCGATGACCTGGCGCGGGTAGTTGCCGTGCGCGAGGCCCTTCCCGATGCCGCCATCCGGGTGGACGCCAACGGGGGCTGGGACGTGGACCAGGCAGTGGACGCGCTGGGGAAGCTATCAGCTGTCGGCTTGGAGTATGCAGAACAACCCGTGCCGACCATTGACGGCCTGGCGGAAGTCCGCCGCAGGCTTTCTTCGGCGGGAACACCGGTCCTCATCGCCGCGGACGAGAGTGTTCGCAAGGAAGATGATCCCCTGCGCGTGGCACGGGCCGGCGCCGCCGACCTCATCGTGGTCAAGGTTGCCCCACTCGGAGGAGTACGCCGCGCCTTGGACATTGTCCAGCAAGCCGGGCTGCCCGCCGTCGTCAGTTCCGCAATCGACACCTCCGTAGGTATCCGGGCGGGCCTTGCCCTCGCGGCTGCCCTTCCGTCGCTGCCGTACGCCTGCGGTTTGGGCACCGTTTCGCTGTTCGCGTCGGACATCACCGTGGATCCCCTGGTGGCCGACGACGGCGCCATCCGCTTGCGGGACACGGCCGCGGATACCGGGCTGCTTGAGCAGTACGCAGCTTCGGCGGAGCGCCGGGACTGGTGGCTGGACCGCCTGCGACGCGTCCACTCCGTCCTTGCCGGGAACCAGCACCGTTTGTTCACCGAGTCTTAA
- a CDS encoding phosphatase PAP2 family protein, translated as MSSQQFRTSGRSSKRPLPARDAGAGTGFLFCLATAASIVGLVATYYFFVRTTPGQFIDESALVEATALSGTAGRASTEFLDMLPMLSLAIATIMVLFVTVARRRWKAAGIAVAACVAANLATQILKFFIPDRPDRGVQTLELNSLPSGHTTLAASAAAAVFLMVSPRWRPLAGFLGSTFAVATGVSTLINQWHRPADVIAAFLVVGAVMLPAGWLVLRTGSAWNVWKGYGEHWAASRIWVWLTVAALLAALMVAAYSLLQVMPGLSADSTIDYFWAGTAFIVIAGYLSALGGTWLFGLAARKA; from the coding sequence ATGAGTTCCCAGCAATTCCGCACCAGCGGGAGGTCGAGCAAACGGCCGCTTCCAGCACGCGACGCAGGCGCAGGCACAGGCTTCCTCTTCTGCCTGGCCACGGCCGCAAGCATCGTGGGCCTCGTCGCGACGTACTACTTCTTTGTGCGCACCACGCCTGGACAGTTCATCGACGAGTCGGCACTGGTCGAAGCGACAGCCCTCAGCGGAACCGCCGGCCGTGCCTCCACGGAATTCCTGGACATGCTCCCCATGCTCTCGCTGGCAATAGCCACCATCATGGTGCTGTTCGTAACGGTGGCGCGCCGCCGCTGGAAGGCCGCGGGGATCGCCGTGGCTGCATGCGTCGCCGCCAACCTGGCCACCCAAATCCTCAAATTCTTCATCCCCGACCGGCCCGACCGCGGCGTACAGACACTGGAACTGAACTCGCTCCCGTCAGGGCACACCACCCTGGCCGCCTCCGCCGCGGCAGCCGTCTTCCTCATGGTGTCCCCACGCTGGCGTCCGCTGGCCGGTTTCCTCGGAAGTACCTTCGCGGTGGCCACCGGCGTCTCCACCCTCATCAACCAATGGCACCGCCCCGCCGACGTCATCGCCGCGTTCCTGGTGGTGGGCGCCGTGATGCTGCCGGCGGGATGGCTGGTCCTGCGGACAGGCAGCGCATGGAACGTGTGGAAGGGCTACGGCGAGCATTGGGCCGCCTCCCGGATCTGGGTCTGGCTCACCGTCGCCGCATTGCTGGCCGCCTTGATGGTGGCCGCCTATTCATTGCTCCAGGTGATGCCCGGACTCAGCGCGGACAGCACCATCGACTACTTCTGGGCGGGCACGGCCTTCATCGTGATCGCCGGATATCTTTCAGCGCTCGGCGGTACATGGCTGTTCGGTTTGGCGGCCCGCAAGGCCTGA
- a CDS encoding DUF2510 domain-containing protein codes for MTAAPGWYPDPADPRCLRWWNGTGWTDRVGPPAFQPTPAQRPLLGKDQGVENPFVWLIACLPFGLGALMLSWSVEVRPYINSSGYASIDPGYVFSTTYFLILIALAVTYCATVLLAAFDYRWLARRGVVRPFPWAWSFLGGVPYVIGRAVILHKVGPRRGRWPIAVIVAAWGLYLVAGALKSLSFMQAVFSELGYPT; via the coding sequence GTGACGGCGGCGCCGGGATGGTATCCCGACCCGGCTGATCCCCGCTGTTTGCGGTGGTGGAACGGCACCGGTTGGACGGACCGCGTGGGACCGCCCGCTTTCCAACCGACGCCCGCCCAACGCCCGTTGCTTGGCAAAGACCAGGGCGTTGAGAACCCTTTCGTCTGGCTCATCGCCTGCCTGCCTTTCGGCCTGGGCGCCTTGATGCTGTCGTGGAGTGTGGAGGTCCGTCCGTACATTAACAGCAGCGGCTATGCCTCCATCGATCCCGGCTACGTCTTCTCAACGACCTACTTCCTGATCCTGATCGCGCTGGCCGTTACCTACTGTGCAACCGTGCTGCTCGCTGCCTTTGACTACAGATGGCTTGCCCGCCGCGGCGTCGTGCGCCCTTTCCCTTGGGCGTGGTCGTTTCTTGGCGGAGTGCCCTATGTCATCGGCAGGGCGGTGATCCTCCACAAGGTGGGCCCACGCCGTGGACGCTGGCCAATCGCAGTCATCGTTGCAGCGTGGGGTCTCTACTTGGTTGCAGGTGCCCTCAAATCGCTCTCTTTCATGCAGGCTGTTTTCTCAGAACTGGGCTACCCAACCTGA
- a CDS encoding carbohydrate ABC transporter permease, whose product MTTIQERVTTTEPVVTRKKRDWSVAVRVVVLLIASVFVLGPVLWTLSTSLRPPSESFKLPPAFLPLNPDLTSYEQVFKQLNIVALVVNSALVTGLIAVGQMITAALAGYAFAHLKFRGRGALFSIVLATMMVPAQVTIVPVFMLIRGVGLSDTLLALIIPAIPTAFGTFLMRQYFMGLPGELAEAAAIDGASPWRTFRSVYAPLAMPGLAIVGILAFNFHWNEFFRPLIMTISEQNFTLPLGLVSLQGNLGTGSISVVLAGVVLSMIPALVVFMFGQRALQDGLTAGTGK is encoded by the coding sequence ATGACAACCATTCAAGAACGTGTCACCACCACGGAGCCTGTCGTCACGCGGAAGAAGCGCGATTGGTCAGTGGCCGTACGCGTCGTCGTCTTGCTGATCGCGTCCGTCTTTGTCCTGGGCCCCGTGCTGTGGACGCTGTCCACCTCGCTGCGGCCGCCGTCGGAATCCTTCAAGCTGCCGCCCGCATTCCTGCCGCTGAACCCGGACCTGACCTCCTACGAGCAAGTGTTCAAACAGCTCAACATCGTGGCCCTGGTAGTGAACAGTGCCCTGGTGACCGGGCTGATCGCCGTCGGGCAGATGATCACAGCCGCCCTGGCAGGCTACGCGTTCGCACACCTGAAATTCCGGGGACGCGGCGCGCTCTTCTCCATCGTGCTGGCCACCATGATGGTGCCCGCGCAGGTGACGATCGTGCCGGTCTTCATGCTGATCCGTGGAGTAGGTCTCTCCGACACCTTGCTGGCGCTGATTATTCCGGCCATCCCGACGGCGTTCGGCACCTTCCTGATGCGCCAATACTTCATGGGGTTGCCGGGTGAGCTCGCTGAAGCTGCTGCCATCGACGGAGCCTCGCCATGGCGGACCTTCCGCTCTGTCTACGCGCCGCTGGCCATGCCCGGCCTGGCGATCGTGGGCATCCTGGCGTTCAACTTCCACTGGAACGAGTTCTTCCGGCCCCTCATCATGACCATCTCCGAGCAGAACTTCACCCTGCCGCTGGGACTGGTGTCGCTCCAAGGCAACCTCGGCACCGGAAGCATTTCGGTGGTCCTTGCCGGTGTTGTCCTCTCCATGATTCCCGCGCTGGTGGTGTTCATGTTCGGCCAGCGCGCGCTGCAGGACGGGCTCACCGCAGGCACGGGCAAGTAG
- a CDS encoding DUF2510 domain-containing protein: protein MTQSMPGSTTPAGWYPDPSDPRFVRWWDGTAWTAQQAPRTMQYQAPVPQPRPQISAQTPVYNPFIWVITFLPLVSVIFMLTWQPEFRMITTRQGVTTVDPFSIYTPAYFLLMGSGFVSYGLSVFFAYLDRQRLLKSGVERPFHWAWAFLNSVVYVIGRSVIVNKVAPKRGLWPIWATIAVFVISLVVSGIWMSNFMQSMYSQFGYSVTT, encoded by the coding sequence ATGACTCAATCAATGCCCGGTTCCACAACTCCTGCCGGCTGGTACCCCGACCCTTCGGACCCGAGGTTCGTGCGCTGGTGGGACGGCACTGCGTGGACTGCCCAGCAGGCTCCGCGCACCATGCAGTACCAGGCGCCGGTTCCTCAGCCACGTCCGCAGATAAGTGCGCAAACTCCTGTGTACAACCCTTTCATTTGGGTCATCACGTTCCTGCCGCTTGTCTCGGTCATTTTCATGCTGACCTGGCAGCCGGAATTCAGGATGATCACCACCCGGCAGGGCGTCACTACCGTTGATCCCTTCTCCATTTACACCCCGGCGTACTTCCTGCTCATGGGGTCGGGCTTCGTCTCCTACGGACTGTCGGTGTTCTTCGCGTACCTGGACCGTCAGCGCCTGCTGAAGTCCGGCGTCGAGCGTCCTTTCCATTGGGCTTGGGCGTTCCTCAATTCCGTTGTTTACGTGATTGGCCGTTCGGTCATCGTCAATAAGGTCGCCCCCAAGAGAGGCTTGTGGCCGATCTGGGCAACCATTGCCGTGTTCGTGATCAGCTTGGTGGTATCGGGCATCTGGATGTCCAACTTCATGCAGTCGATGTACTCGCAGTTCGGATACTCGGTCACCACGTGA
- a CDS encoding acyltransferase family protein: protein MSSTLKHGPRGLNPAAPASRDLVVDFIRVACMFAVVAVHLLMMGISVDESGIGVGNPLTSLSWFAQGTWFGQVMPLFFIVGGFASLTSWRSLRRKGGDAGDYLRNRVLRLVRPTVALYAFLAIALWIATAAGVPGDLLTVIAAGAGVQLWFLAAYLICQAMVPTMAKLHEAAPYRTIAALAAGAVVVDVLRLGLEHNPWGFDSNPIGLLNMVFVWGLLQQLGFFYADGFFDRFARWQLVLAAVGCYAAMVLLTHSGPYPVDMLTNQNPPMFPLILVGLAHVLLVKAAYPALQRCVHRGWVQKVMFVVGSRAMTIYLWHLPLIIAMFGIALLLRLPFPEPAGLDWWLSRPLFYVAAWALVLLASMPLVRLELASTALAPGASRPAMWRIITATVLAVIPPFVVMRTALDTANATWGLVLLVIAVALVTGKVPDRAWKRPLAGRVAS, encoded by the coding sequence ATGTCTTCCACTCTTAAGCACGGCCCTCGCGGTCTCAACCCGGCCGCCCCTGCCTCACGCGACCTGGTGGTCGACTTCATCCGGGTTGCCTGCATGTTCGCCGTGGTGGCCGTGCACCTGCTCATGATGGGCATCAGCGTGGACGAATCCGGCATCGGCGTCGGCAATCCGCTGACTTCCCTGAGCTGGTTTGCTCAAGGCACATGGTTCGGCCAGGTCATGCCGCTCTTCTTCATCGTCGGCGGTTTCGCCTCCTTGACCTCGTGGCGGAGCCTGCGCCGCAAGGGAGGCGATGCCGGCGACTACCTAAGGAACCGTGTGCTGCGCCTGGTTCGTCCTACGGTTGCGTTGTACGCGTTCCTCGCCATTGCGCTCTGGATTGCGACGGCGGCCGGCGTCCCGGGCGATCTGCTCACCGTGATCGCCGCAGGAGCAGGAGTACAGCTGTGGTTCCTTGCCGCCTACCTGATCTGCCAGGCCATGGTCCCCACCATGGCCAAGCTCCACGAAGCCGCGCCCTACCGGACCATCGCCGCGTTGGCCGCTGGCGCCGTCGTCGTCGATGTCCTCCGCCTGGGCCTGGAGCACAATCCCTGGGGTTTCGACTCCAACCCGATCGGGCTGCTGAACATGGTGTTCGTTTGGGGACTGCTGCAGCAGCTTGGATTCTTCTACGCCGACGGGTTTTTCGACCGCTTTGCGCGCTGGCAGCTGGTTCTGGCTGCGGTCGGTTGCTACGCGGCGATGGTTCTGCTCACTCACTCGGGCCCGTATCCCGTGGACATGCTGACCAACCAGAACCCGCCGATGTTTCCGCTGATCCTTGTGGGCCTGGCGCATGTGCTGCTGGTCAAGGCTGCGTACCCGGCCCTGCAGCGCTGCGTGCATCGTGGCTGGGTGCAGAAAGTGATGTTCGTTGTGGGCAGCCGGGCCATGACCATCTACCTGTGGCACCTGCCGTTGATCATTGCCATGTTCGGGATCGCATTGCTGCTGCGGCTTCCGTTCCCTGAGCCTGCGGGCTTGGATTGGTGGCTCAGCCGTCCCCTCTTCTATGTGGCAGCGTGGGCCCTGGTGCTGCTGGCCTCCATGCCGCTGGTCCGGCTGGAACTTGCAAGCACTGCCCTGGCCCCGGGTGCGTCGAGGCCGGCGATGTGGCGGATCATCACTGCCACTGTTCTGGCTGTCATTCCGCCCTTTGTGGTGATGCGGACGGCCCTCGACACAGCGAACGCGACGTGGGGGCTGGTGCTGCTGGTGATCGCTGTGGCATTGGTGACGGGCAAGGTTCCGGACCGGGCGTGGAAGCGTCCGCTTGCGGGACGCGTGGCTTCCTGA
- a CDS encoding glycoside hydrolase family 32 protein, with product MTDLALDSLSSATTHPDAAFPRFHPRPAQGWINDPNGVSYINGRYHVFFQYNPDSARHQQIQWGHVSSPDLIRWEEHPVALVPQAGGPDSAGCWTGVVTSDEGVPTAAYSGVQDHGGHSQVVIARGSSDLVTWEQDGHVAVSMPSDPLVTAVRDPFIFHFNGARYAMQGAGLADGRAALLLYTVESLDDWKYQGIWLTTADPVAAVHTPAEIWECPQLVQVPASSGGSAWVMMFSLWLSGDDHEHANGVGHLIGSMTSDPDTDLPVFAPVSGGKSDLGRDFYAPQIMQLQYGSADSAPAALLWGWANEGPGRDGRRGRTQEEIDDAGWSGVLTHPRVVSVVDGALAITPAPEVEAYRGTAVASGAGGPVALPGFAEVLVRGAVSDSGSSVAGSSVAGAGSLGAGSLGEVQLVLGSGDNAQVVYSGPLAGELRIFIDASLVEVYQSGTVATTLRAYPAPGEGWTLNFPDGATAEVWELALPAK from the coding sequence TTGACGGACCTTGCCCTTGACTCTCTCTCCTCAGCTACGACACATCCGGATGCGGCGTTCCCGCGCTTCCACCCGCGGCCGGCGCAGGGCTGGATCAACGACCCCAACGGCGTCAGCTACATCAACGGCCGCTACCACGTGTTCTTCCAGTACAACCCGGACTCCGCCCGGCACCAGCAGATCCAGTGGGGACATGTCAGCTCCCCGGACCTAATCCGCTGGGAAGAGCACCCGGTTGCACTCGTTCCCCAGGCCGGTGGACCGGACTCCGCCGGGTGCTGGACCGGCGTGGTGACGTCCGACGAAGGAGTGCCCACCGCAGCCTACTCGGGCGTTCAGGACCACGGAGGGCATTCGCAAGTTGTGATCGCGCGCGGCTCCTCGGATCTGGTCACGTGGGAGCAGGACGGGCACGTTGCCGTGTCCATGCCTTCCGACCCGCTGGTTACCGCCGTCCGCGACCCGTTTATCTTCCACTTCAACGGTGCCCGCTACGCCATGCAGGGAGCCGGACTGGCAGACGGTCGGGCCGCCTTGCTGCTCTACACGGTGGAGTCCCTGGACGACTGGAAGTACCAGGGGATTTGGCTGACCACGGCTGACCCCGTAGCGGCTGTCCACACACCGGCTGAGATCTGGGAATGCCCGCAGCTGGTGCAGGTACCCGCATCTTCGGGTGGCTCCGCATGGGTCATGATGTTCTCGTTGTGGCTCTCCGGGGACGACCACGAGCACGCGAACGGCGTGGGCCACCTGATCGGTTCCATGACCTCGGATCCCGACACCGATTTGCCCGTTTTCGCACCCGTGTCCGGCGGCAAGTCCGATCTCGGCCGGGACTTCTACGCTCCGCAGATCATGCAGCTCCAGTACGGTTCCGCTGATTCTGCGCCTGCGGCTCTCTTGTGGGGATGGGCCAACGAAGGCCCCGGACGCGACGGCCGGCGTGGCCGCACCCAGGAAGAAATCGACGACGCCGGGTGGTCGGGTGTCCTGACGCATCCTCGCGTCGTGTCGGTGGTTGACGGCGCGCTGGCAATCACTCCTGCGCCCGAGGTTGAGGCTTACCGGGGCACTGCCGTGGCTTCCGGTGCTGGCGGACCCGTGGCGCTTCCGGGGTTCGCCGAGGTGCTGGTTCGAGGTGCTGTGTCTGATTCCGGGTCTTCGGTGGCTGGGTCTTCGGTGGCCGGGGCCGGGTCTTTGGGGGCTGGTTCTTTGGGGGAGGTGCAGTTGGTCCTTGGTTCAGGGGATAACGCACAGGTGGTCTACTCAGGTCCCTTGGCCGGGGAGCTGCGGATCTTCATCGATGCATCCCTGGTGGAGGTGTACCAGTCCGGGACCGTGGCCACCACCCTCCGGGCCTACCCGGCTCCAGGGGAAGGCTGGACCCTCAACTTCCCCGACGGCGCGACTGCCGAGGTCTGGGAGCTGGCGCTGCCCGCCAAGTAA
- a CDS encoding carbohydrate ABC transporter permease — protein sequence MSTATSTSTGTGSEPGRRQAARKNAQGTKRGRVQQRWLPWAFLAPTIAGMGIFTLLPIVASIALAFFRWDIISAPTFVGFDNFAEVVQDPTVRVSFLNTIVFVVVAVALQLGLALGLAIMVQEKLPAWLRVFFRSAFFFPLILSAASVSIFMRYLFNEQFGVVNWLLSIVGIPAVPWLTTPGGSAAVVILVYVWQNFGFSFLLFIGGLASIPVETYEAASIDGATGWRKHWFVTLPLLSPTTLVASVMAIINALQVFDQPYVLTRGGPGDSTRTAVMVIFESAFQRLEFGQASAIGVILTLIIMAITAAQFRLSKRFVFYQ from the coding sequence ATGAGTACCGCAACCAGTACCTCCACGGGGACGGGAAGTGAGCCGGGCCGCCGGCAAGCGGCCCGTAAGAACGCACAGGGGACCAAGCGCGGCCGTGTGCAGCAGCGCTGGCTGCCGTGGGCATTCCTGGCCCCGACCATCGCGGGCATGGGCATCTTCACCCTGCTCCCGATCGTCGCTTCGATCGCGCTGGCCTTCTTCCGCTGGGACATCATCTCCGCGCCGACGTTCGTTGGCTTCGACAACTTTGCCGAGGTAGTCCAGGACCCCACCGTCCGGGTCTCGTTCCTGAACACCATCGTGTTCGTGGTGGTGGCGGTGGCGCTCCAGCTGGGACTGGCGCTCGGCCTGGCGATCATGGTGCAGGAGAAGCTCCCGGCCTGGCTCCGGGTGTTCTTCCGCTCTGCATTCTTCTTCCCGCTGATCCTGTCCGCGGCCTCGGTGTCGATCTTCATGCGCTACCTCTTCAACGAGCAGTTCGGCGTCGTGAACTGGTTGCTGTCCATCGTCGGCATCCCTGCGGTGCCTTGGCTGACGACGCCAGGCGGGTCGGCCGCCGTCGTGATCCTTGTGTACGTGTGGCAGAACTTCGGGTTCTCGTTCCTGCTGTTCATCGGCGGTCTGGCTTCCATTCCCGTGGAGACGTACGAGGCCGCCTCCATTGACGGCGCGACGGGTTGGCGCAAGCACTGGTTCGTCACCCTGCCCCTGCTGAGCCCCACCACCCTGGTGGCCTCGGTCATGGCCATCATCAACGCACTCCAAGTGTTCGACCAGCCCTACGTCCTCACCCGCGGCGGGCCCGGCGACTCAACGCGCACAGCCGTGATGGTGATCTTCGAGTCCGCGTTCCAACGCCTCGAGTTCGGCCAGGCTTCGGCGATCGGCGTGATCCTCACGCTCATCATCATGGCCATCACCGCCGCGCAGTTCCGGCTCAGCAAACGATTCGTCTTCTACCAGTAA